From Cellulomonas fimi ATCC 484, a single genomic window includes:
- a CDS encoding ABC transporter ATP-binding protein → MSLPHHAPTPTPGVGMGRGGGNPQMRGFARDRSVGRRRLSRATLRRILAFARPHRRALGVFLVLITLEAGAGALPPLLFKHLIDDGITQGDTRLVVVLAAAVAALALLSAGLSVADRWVSSRIGEGLILDLRTAVFDHVQRMPLAFFSRTRTGALVQRLNGDVLGAQQAFTSTLQNVVSNALTVAFVLAAMLSMSWRLTLLSLVLLPAFVLPARWFGPRIAAVTHESYELNAQAAQTMNERFNVAGAHLVKVFGDPARESAQYAEQAARVRDVGVRRALYGTWFRVGLTTLAAVATAIVYGVGGLAAIRGELTVGVVVALASYLGRLYGPLTAMSNVQVDVMTALVSFERVLEVLDLEPSVTDAPHAHDLRDDVARRGATVELDAVGFRYPTADEVSLASLESVAVLRHDPGEDTLTDVSFTVPAGAMVALVGPSGAGKTTVSQLVTRMYDPTRGAVRIAGADLRDVTLDSLRATVGVVSQEAHLFHDTIAGNLRFARPDATDADLERALRQAHVWDLVARLPEGLETVVGDRGYRLSGGERQRLAIARLLLKAPDVVVLDEATAHLDSESEAAVQAALDEALTGRTSLVIAHRLSTVRQADLIVVVDGGRVVEQGTHAELVARDGLYAELYRTQFAPTPDTADAA, encoded by the coding sequence ATGTCTCTCCCCCACCACGCCCCCACGCCCACCCCGGGCGTCGGCATGGGCCGCGGCGGCGGCAACCCGCAGATGCGCGGCTTCGCCCGCGACCGGTCGGTCGGCCGCCGGCGGCTGTCCCGCGCCACGCTGCGCCGGATCCTCGCGTTCGCCCGCCCGCACCGCCGCGCCCTCGGCGTCTTCCTCGTCCTCATCACGCTCGAGGCCGGCGCCGGAGCGCTGCCCCCGCTGCTGTTCAAGCACCTCATCGACGACGGCATCACGCAGGGCGACACCCGGCTCGTCGTCGTCCTCGCCGCCGCCGTCGCCGCGCTCGCGCTGCTGTCCGCCGGGCTCTCCGTCGCCGACCGCTGGGTGTCGTCCCGCATCGGCGAGGGCCTCATCCTCGACCTGCGCACCGCCGTGTTCGACCACGTGCAGCGCATGCCGCTCGCGTTCTTCTCCCGCACGCGCACGGGCGCGCTCGTCCAGCGGCTCAACGGCGACGTGCTCGGCGCGCAGCAGGCGTTCACGTCCACGCTGCAGAACGTCGTGAGCAACGCCCTCACGGTCGCGTTCGTGCTCGCCGCGATGCTGTCGATGTCCTGGCGGCTCACGCTCCTGTCGCTCGTGCTGCTGCCCGCGTTCGTCCTGCCCGCCCGCTGGTTCGGGCCGCGCATCGCCGCCGTCACGCACGAGAGCTACGAGCTCAACGCGCAGGCCGCGCAGACCATGAACGAGCGCTTCAACGTCGCCGGCGCGCACCTCGTCAAGGTCTTCGGCGACCCCGCGCGCGAGTCCGCCCAGTACGCCGAGCAGGCCGCGCGCGTGCGCGACGTCGGCGTGAGGCGCGCCCTGTACGGCACGTGGTTCCGCGTCGGGCTCACGACGCTCGCCGCCGTCGCCACCGCGATCGTCTACGGCGTCGGCGGCCTCGCCGCGATCCGCGGCGAGCTCACGGTCGGCGTCGTCGTCGCGCTCGCGTCCTACCTCGGCCGGCTCTACGGCCCCCTCACCGCGATGTCGAACGTGCAGGTCGACGTCATGACCGCGCTCGTGAGCTTCGAGCGGGTCCTCGAGGTCCTCGACCTGGAGCCGTCCGTGACCGACGCCCCGCACGCCCACGACCTGCGCGACGACGTCGCCCGCCGCGGCGCGACCGTCGAGCTCGACGCCGTCGGCTTCCGCTACCCGACCGCCGACGAGGTGTCGCTCGCGTCGCTCGAGTCCGTCGCGGTGCTGCGCCACGACCCCGGCGAGGACACGCTCACCGACGTCTCGTTCACCGTGCCCGCGGGCGCGATGGTCGCGCTCGTCGGCCCGTCGGGCGCGGGCAAGACGACCGTCTCGCAGCTCGTGACCCGCATGTACGACCCGACCCGCGGCGCCGTCCGGATCGCCGGTGCCGACCTGCGCGACGTCACGCTCGACTCGCTGCGCGCGACCGTCGGCGTCGTCAGCCAGGAGGCGCACCTCTTCCACGACACCATCGCGGGCAACCTGCGCTTCGCGCGGCCCGACGCGACCGACGCCGACCTCGAGCGCGCCCTGCGCCAGGCCCACGTGTGGGACCTCGTCGCGCGCCTGCCCGAAGGGCTCGAGACGGTCGTCGGCGACCGCGGCTACCGCCTGTCGGGCGGCGAGCGGCAGCGCCTCGCGATCGCCCGGCTGCTGCTCAAGGCACCCGACGTCGTCGTGCTCGACGAGGCGACCGCGCACCTCGACTCCGAGTCCGAGGCCGCCGTGCAGGCCGCGCTCGACGAGGCGCTCACGGGCCGTACGTCGCTCGTCATCGCGCACCGCCTGTCGACCGTCCGCCAGGCCGACCTCATCGTCGTCGTGGACGGCGGCCGCGTCGTCGAGCAGGGCACCCACGCCGAGCTCGTCGCGCGCGACGGCCTCTACGCCGAGCTCTACCGCACCCAGTTCGCCCCCACCCCCGACACGGCCGACGCCGCCTGA
- a CDS encoding MarR family transcriptional regulator, with protein MSTHEDHHPAHAPVPQAGAPTVPADESAELLDLLHRLLRDVRRAAVGAVGPGAQAPGQVRMLRVLQHCDGPLRLGQVATALDVAPRSVTSKVDTAEADGLVRRVADPTDRRATLIELTEAGRALLDDVSARRHEGVAGRLDRLDADERAQLLALLRRLTDPPATA; from the coding sequence GTGAGCACGCACGAGGACCACCACCCGGCCCACGCCCCCGTGCCGCAGGCGGGCGCCCCGACGGTGCCCGCGGACGAGTCCGCCGAGCTGCTCGACCTCCTGCACCGCCTCCTGCGCGACGTGCGACGCGCCGCCGTCGGCGCCGTCGGCCCCGGCGCCCAGGCGCCCGGCCAGGTCCGGATGCTGCGCGTGCTCCAGCACTGCGACGGGCCGCTGCGCCTCGGGCAGGTCGCGACGGCGCTCGACGTCGCCCCGCGGTCGGTGACCTCCAAGGTCGACACCGCCGAGGCCGACGGTCTCGTCCGCCGCGTCGCCGACCCGACCGACCGGCGCGCCACGCTCATCGAGCTCACCGAGGCAGGGCGTGCGCTCCTCGACGACGTCTCCGCGCGCCGGCACGAGGGCGTCGCGGGCCGGCTCGACCGGCTCGACGCCGACGAGCGCGCCCAGCTCCTCGCGCTGCTGCGCCGCCTGACCGACCCGCCCGCCACGGCCTGA
- a CDS encoding serine hydrolase domain-containing protein has protein sequence MRSTAPTTRDDVHDGPEQPAGASGTRRPPRRLLAAAALTAAGALAVGGLAVPAANAAAPATTGAGATTVVAPRGSTPLASAPFAAAALVRSTLAGADEPDAARTGAHSHRTVQRALDALVRTDGYPGVLATVRDERGRSRNLVAGVGDLSTGRRPPVDGRVRLASNSKTFVAVVVLQLVGEGKVDLDAPVATYLPGLVDNGRTGAERVDGAVITVRQLLQHTSGIPEYVDVLAGPDLSGVDRMRDTYLQPRALLDVALVRPASFPAGTGWAYSNTNYVVAGLLVEAVTGRPLHEEVTRRVIERAGLRDTYVPAVGEREIRGTHPRAYHADAPGAPLEDFTTLDPSSAWAAGDVVGTPSDLVRLYTAVLDGRLLGPAELAEMQRTVETSQDWGPVRYGLGLTSTPLSCGGVAWGHGGDIFGFSTREGVTDDGRAAAVAVTSLPAALPDPESAFVHLDGALDTALCS, from the coding sequence ATGCGCAGCACCGCACCGACCACCCGCGACGACGTGCACGACGGCCCCGAGCAGCCCGCGGGGGCGTCCGGCACCCGGCGTCCGCCTCGACGCCTCCTCGCCGCGGCTGCGCTCACCGCGGCGGGTGCGCTCGCCGTCGGCGGGCTCGCCGTCCCCGCCGCGAACGCAGCCGCACCGGCGACCACGGGCGCCGGTGCGACGACCGTGGTCGCCCCGCGCGGCAGCACGCCGCTCGCGAGCGCGCCGTTCGCGGCGGCCGCGCTGGTCCGCTCCACGCTGGCCGGCGCCGACGAGCCCGACGCCGCGCGCACGGGCGCCCACAGCCACAGGACGGTGCAGCGGGCGCTCGACGCGCTCGTACGGACCGACGGCTACCCCGGGGTGCTCGCGACCGTGCGCGACGAGCGCGGCAGGTCCCGCAACCTCGTCGCGGGCGTCGGCGACCTGTCCACGGGCCGCCGTCCTCCCGTCGACGGCCGGGTCCGGCTCGCGAGCAACAGCAAGACGTTCGTGGCGGTCGTGGTGCTGCAGCTCGTCGGCGAGGGGAAGGTCGACCTCGACGCGCCCGTCGCGACGTACCTGCCGGGGCTCGTCGACAACGGGCGCACGGGTGCCGAGCGGGTCGACGGCGCCGTGATCACGGTCCGCCAGCTGCTCCAGCACACGAGCGGCATCCCCGAGTACGTCGACGTCCTCGCGGGCCCGGACCTGTCCGGCGTCGACCGCATGCGCGACACGTACCTGCAGCCCCGCGCGCTGCTCGACGTCGCGCTGGTGCGCCCCGCGTCGTTCCCGGCCGGGACCGGCTGGGCGTACAGCAACACGAACTACGTGGTCGCGGGCCTGCTCGTCGAGGCCGTCACGGGACGGCCCCTGCACGAGGAGGTCACGCGGCGCGTCATCGAGAGGGCCGGCCTGCGCGACACGTACGTGCCGGCGGTGGGCGAGCGGGAGATCCGCGGCACGCACCCGCGGGCGTACCACGCGGACGCCCCCGGGGCGCCGCTCGAGGACTTCACGACGCTCGACCCGTCGTCGGCGTGGGCCGCGGGCGACGTGGTCGGGACGCCCAGCGACCTCGTGCGCCTGTACACGGCGGTCCTCGACGGGCGCCTGCTCGGCCCGGCGGAGCTCGCGGAGATGCAGCGCACGGTCGAGACGTCGCAGGACTGGGGGCCGGTGCGGTACGGGCTGGGCCTGACGAGCACGCCGCTGAGCTGCGGCGGCGTCGCGTGGGGGCACGGCGGGGACATCTTCGGGTTCTCGACGCGCGAGGGCGTGACGGACGACGGCCGGGCCGCGGCCGTCGCGGTGACCTCGCTGCCGGCGGCGCTGCCGGACCCGGAGTCGGCGTTCGTGCACCTGGACGGCGCGCTGGACACCGCGCTCTGCTCCTGA
- a CDS encoding SDR family NAD(P)-dependent oxidoreductase has translation MSVTPDQPRPLAVVTGASSGIGLELASCFAAGGFDLLLTADDATVAVVADRLAGDVAVRHVQADLATADGVRTLVEEVRALGRPVDALALNAGTGQGGPFVETPLDGDLETVRLNVESTVRLAKALVPPMVERGAGRVLVTASTAALMPGPYYATYAASKSFVLSFAEALRHELKDTGVTVTALLPGPTDTEFFERADMEDTRVAHGKKDDPADVARQGFEALMAGKDKVVVRSAQPLSQAAAAKVLPDRAKAAMHATYTKPQDG, from the coding sequence GTGTCCGTCACCCCCGACCAGCCCCGTCCGCTCGCCGTCGTCACCGGTGCGTCCAGCGGCATCGGCCTCGAGCTCGCGTCGTGCTTCGCGGCCGGCGGCTTCGACCTGCTCCTCACGGCCGACGACGCGACCGTCGCGGTCGTCGCCGACCGGCTCGCGGGCGACGTCGCCGTCCGGCACGTCCAGGCCGACCTCGCGACGGCGGACGGCGTCCGCACGCTCGTCGAGGAGGTGCGCGCGCTCGGGCGTCCCGTCGACGCGCTCGCGCTCAACGCCGGCACGGGCCAGGGCGGTCCCTTCGTCGAGACGCCGCTCGACGGCGACCTGGAGACGGTCCGGCTCAACGTCGAGTCGACGGTGCGGCTCGCGAAGGCGCTCGTGCCGCCCATGGTCGAGCGTGGCGCGGGCCGCGTGCTCGTCACCGCGTCGACCGCGGCGCTCATGCCCGGGCCGTACTACGCGACCTACGCGGCGTCGAAGTCGTTCGTGCTGTCGTTCGCCGAGGCGCTGCGGCACGAGCTCAAGGACACGGGCGTGACGGTCACCGCGCTCCTGCCCGGGCCGACCGACACGGAGTTCTTCGAGCGCGCCGACATGGAGGACACGCGCGTCGCGCACGGGAAGAAGGACGACCCGGCCGACGTGGCGCGCCAGGGGTTCGAGGCGCTCATGGCGGGCAAGGACAAGGTCGTCGTCCGCTCCGCGCAGCCGCTCTCGCAGGCGGCCGCGGCCAAGGTCCTCCCCGACCGCGCGAAGGCGGCGATGCACGCCACCTACACCAAGCCCCAGGACGGTTGA